CTCCGatgatctacattgatgagatgctgCTTTTTATGCACAAGTATATTGGTAACATAGTTGATGTTGGCACCTACGGTAATTGTGGGTATCGAGCCGTTGCCAGTTTGCTTGGAAGaggagaagaaaatcacactcTTATTCGACGGGCACTTATTTCGGAGTTGACTTCGCATAGGGATATCTACGGTCGACtctatgaaaataaaaaaaactttgatAAAATTCATGATTCCCTTGTTCCATCACTAAGCGGTCACgccccggtttcgaagtggatgtcattccctgaTATGGGTCATCTTATAGCAAGTGCGTACGATCGGGTGTGTGTGACGAGATTTGGATTTTCGGAGACATTTTTCCCGTTTCATAGTCGCCCGCCTTTGGACGCGTCTAGCTGCATCATCTGTATCGAGTATCTAAGATCGTGCCACTTtgtgcaagtttttttgaaaccggggtgccTATACCGGCTATTTCTTGTCAGTGGAAGACACATCATACAAATGAGGCGGATACTTGGCCAGACCCTTTTGTTGAAAGAAtgacggagtttgaagaaatgatgaagcaagagcgtgaggaaaatagagagcggtcgaagaacttaccggttttagatttaagcgccaccgattggttcggcgaattttagtttttaccggaccctttttgtttgtaatgacctggtgtgtgtcattttttgtatgtattgttgtttataatataaaatcaaactgattcaatacatatataatatacctatattttatgttgtcattgtttatgTTTTGCTTATGCTTAGTTGAATTTGTAGTTATTTGTCAAAACAGACTGCACAACTCAAAACTCAAATTTCATGTCTGTTTCTGCTTATTTCAGAAGTATATTTCCGaaatttaattgtttttgggctgatttcggaagtacatttctgaaACATCCACTGAaagcaagataaggtttgttgggtcattattactccaataagtctataaatactactcCAATCATTTTCATCAACATAAAGCCACAAAACaacaatgacacaaacctacccccaccttgcGTTTGTCTACTTCAACactggctacccgatgccgttccaatttcgtttctcgcgcgacacgccattCGCGaaattgataacgtcgctcaacgcTCTCTTGCAATgaaaatcggaaggttgtcaagcttgagtaccgctcgCTTTCGCTTAATGACGAGGAAGACGTTCagttcaccccatttgaagtcaagaacgacgaagatttagcggttttgtggacaactttcgaccgattttcttcgaagggtccgatcgagttggatgcaaaacttcaaagatcgggggccgacgttatcaaaatgttgactcatcctcacttacccgtgtttaacaatatgtaactttaattttatgttatgtgatgtttgtaatttcCATGTTTTATAATAAATCGAAGCGTTCTTATTTGTTTCATTGATTCTGCATTAGAGAAAATTTCGGAAGTACATAtccgaattcttccaaggggggtgaattcggagatgcactttcgaaTACACCTTTTTTCTagaaaataactttatttcgaatgtacatctccgaaatcatttttttacaacaaaaaaaaagtgttttcggaagtgcatcgccgaaaccaccttttttttcataaaatgttgacttcggagatgcatttccgaaatataagaGCATTCTGAGAAATTTGCCGGGGGTGACCAAGAAGAGTATGAcatcaataaagaaattctctattaTAGAGCAGTTTTATGCTTGTATGATTGCATCCCCCACAGCCTAATGGAATTGCAATAAATATCATCCTAAATATCACATGCAATGTGTTTAGTATTCATCCACCTAAAGTTGATTGTTATTGTGTTTGagccaaaaaaaaaagttgattgTTGTGCCTTGTAATCATAAAAGGAAAGTTGATTGTGGAGGCTGATGTTCTTATTTTAAAATCCTTTTCTACGTTTCCCAGTTAGATCATTCACACTTCACAATTATTCAGTTTACATAATTAGAACAGCAATTAAAAAAATGCAAACTTAATAATAACTAACCATCAAAATTGTGACGGAAAAGTGAATAcagcaacaaaatattttcccactGAATGGGGTTGCTGGATAGATCAAAAAATGCTAGAGTATATTGTCATGAATTATATCTAAGTATTATAATTGTGACTAAATGACTAATAAAAGTTTGGCGCATAGTGGAAAAAAAATAGCTCTGCATGGCCAAAATCTGCCTGGAGAGGCGACGATCCGCACTCTTCACTGTGACAGGAAACTACAGACAAATATCCAAAATTTAAGTACAAAGCGGCCCACCTATTACATTACACTTCAATTATTCAAAGATAAGAACACAACAACATTCACAGATTTTATTGCTTCTTCCGGGTTTCTAAACAGGGATTTCGCATGCACACAAAATTGAGACTCATCTGCATTTGCTGAGTTTATATCCACGCATGTTCTCTGTTATATTCCCTTACAACGACAGGAACACTTGTTGGGGGGATCTGCCAAAGGTAAATTGTTagatcttttgtttttattaattgtaaaCAATCTTTTTTAAGTTTCAGAACTCACCATGCCATAATCTGTGACAATCATTGAAACATAATCTGAAGGTGTGGCATCATAGCTGACATCGATTTAGAAAAATGTAAGGTTAAAGTAAGGAAATAAAAAATTTGGATTATCTCATATACATATAAATGCCTTACATCAGATTTAGAAGTTGCAGATTTTCAGTATTGGCCCAAGCATCCAAGTGGTTAATATCCCGTCTACCCGAAACCTTTGAAACGAGATCTGGATCACCTATAAGAAAACAATGGAAATATCAGCTTTCTTCCAGACAAAAAGTTAAAGAAATCCTATTCATTCGCCATTGTTAACATACCAAGTTCATTTGAGCATATTGAGTCAAGTTGTACCCTTTCATGAAATTTAAAAGCTTCACAACAAACTATAACAGGGACATGGAATTCATGAGCGATCATTGCAACACATGCAGTTCCAACTCCTGAATAAACTGTTCCATTAGACAACACTGATGAAGCGCCTAGAAAAACTCGAGTAACCTCATGCATTATGTAGGAAACAGCATTGATATGAGTGTATGTACAACTAAGACCTTCCTCCACTAGTCTACGAAGCAGAAGTTTCCCTCTATGACTTGGACGAGAGTCTACTACTACAACTCGAAACTGTTTCCCTAATTTATGTGCATGTAACAGTATCATTTCAACTGCTGACGATGAACCATAAGTAAGAAGAACATCACCATCTCTTATTTTTGTGACAGCATGCTCTACTATCATCTTGTCAGCAAGTATAATCTTCTCATATATAAAACGCTCAATATCTGATTGAAGAGAAGTTTTTGATTCTGACTCAGACTGTGTTCGAGGTAGCTGTGAAATTCGACTTTTGAGAAATCTAATTGCATTTCCCATACTGACTGAAAGAGGTCGACACTCAATAAGAAATGAAACATAGCTACTAATTTTTGCTGTCAAGTCTCTCACTAGAGTCTTCCCAAGTGGAACTGTGTAGTCTTTGATGGCATCCTGGAATGCTTGAAGCATAGCAATACAACGAGCATTGCCACCAGATATATCTCCAGAAAGATACTGCAAACCCACCTGATAACCACGATAAAAACAACTGGTTAGGAAAAAGTATATCCAAAGGGGACCAATTTGCAAAACAATTGAAGTGGGTTTTAAATCTTAGTCAGGAATCACCAAACGAGGGACCAATTTGCAAAAACAATTGAGGTATATCTAACTCTCAATGAAAACGGCAATTGTTAGGACTTACGCATGTGGGGAGAGTCAAATCCAAAAGACTAGTCCATTGGGTAAGTCATGAGACTCTCCCACCCAATGGACTAGTCTTTTGGATTTGACTCTCCCTTCATGCATGGGGACTCCTAACAATTTGAGGATAAAGGAAGGAATAAAGGGAATGAGAAGGGTGAATCTTGcatgaaattttattttcttcactgAACTAAAACCTCCAATATGGGGGAATTTAAA
The Vicia villosa cultivar HV-30 ecotype Madison, WI linkage group LG6, Vvil1.0, whole genome shotgun sequence genome window above contains:
- the LOC131608959 gene encoding uncharacterized protein LOC131608959 isoform X2 translates to MVGLQYLSGDISGGNARCIAMLQAFQDAIKDYTVPLGKTLVRDLTAKISSYVSFLIECRPLSVSMGNAIRFLKSRISQLPRTQSESESKTSLQSDIERFIYEKIILADKMIVEHAVTKIRDGDVLLTYGSSSAVEMILLHAHKLGKQFRVVVVDSRPSHRGKLLLRRLVEEGLSCTYTHINAVSYIMHEVTRVFLGASSVLSNGTVYSGVGTACVAMIAHEFHVPVIVCCEAFKFHERVQLDSICSNELGDPDLVSKVSGRRDINHLDAWANTENLQLLNLIYDATPSDYVSMIVTDYGMIPPTSVPVVVREYNREHAWI
- the LOC131608959 gene encoding probable translation initiation factor eIF-2B subunit delta isoform X1 encodes the protein MDARRGSRAVVDPKIRMVGFFTPPAPVQFEFSPSANSLSPVMIPPPLHSSENLELCSQPSVVTSPSCDEAIAVSRSLNSCSEEMFPASMSLSPSPVASTVARGGLDSTTVKSGGGIPMCNLTTVSVVNADSFAIDEREKPIKGGGSAVDVKDEAVNSKQKKDKSSKAERRALQEAQRAEKAAAKAEGNTASRTATSASVKSAKAAKPPHKAVNTSAAASEKKGGDRPSEKDRKKDVPHPRLQYDDKSRVEKAKRRAVVNQTESRNRVELFRHLPQYEHGSQLPDLEAKFFQLGPVHPSVYKVGLQYLSGDISGGNARCIAMLQAFQDAIKDYTVPLGKTLVRDLTAKISSYVSFLIECRPLSVSMGNAIRFLKSRISQLPRTQSESESKTSLQSDIERFIYEKIILADKMIVEHAVTKIRDGDVLLTYGSSSAVEMILLHAHKLGKQFRVVVVDSRPSHRGKLLLRRLVEEGLSCTYTHINAVSYIMHEVTRVFLGASSVLSNGTVYSGVGTACVAMIAHEFHVPVIVCCEAFKFHERVQLDSICSNELGDPDLVSKVSGRRDINHLDAWANTENLQLLNLIYDATPSDYVSMIVTDYGMIPPTSVPVVVREYNREHAWI